The following coding sequences lie in one Candidatus Binatia bacterium genomic window:
- the nuoF gene encoding NADH-quinone oxidoreductase subunit NuoF: MAIVRYLLPPDGQNWSKLADYKANGGYAAAERALREMKPEQIVADVKASGLRGRGGAGFAAGIKWSFLPNDGRRPRYIACNGDESEPGTYKDRQILERNPHELIEGLLIAAYANSIDAAYVYLRGEYRVAYDNLRAAIAEAKEAGYLGKNILGSGLDFEIYVHRGAGAYICGEETGLMESLEGRKGQPRKRPPFPAVAGLWRQPTIINNIETMSQVPHIIGKGVEWFKSIGTEKSTGNTIFGVSGCVMKPGAYELPLGTPLREIIFEHAGGLRPGRQLKAVIPGGVSMPVLTAEMAMQVNMDHDSLQKAGSLLGTGAVIVMDDTCCLVRAAIAISRFFRHESCGQCTQCREGTGWLHKLFLLIESGKATKRELDTIEDVCKYMEAHTICALSDAAAWGAGYFVRRFRPEFEAHIEQQGCPLEGISFEV; the protein is encoded by the coding sequence ATGGCGATCGTGCGCTACCTCCTCCCGCCCGACGGGCAGAACTGGTCGAAGCTCGCCGACTACAAGGCGAACGGCGGCTACGCCGCGGCCGAGCGCGCGCTGCGCGAGATGAAGCCGGAGCAGATCGTCGCCGACGTCAAGGCGTCGGGCCTGCGCGGCCGCGGCGGCGCGGGCTTCGCGGCCGGCATCAAGTGGTCGTTCCTGCCGAACGACGGACGCCGTCCGCGCTACATCGCCTGCAACGGCGACGAGAGCGAGCCCGGGACGTACAAGGACCGCCAGATCCTCGAGCGCAACCCGCACGAGCTGATCGAGGGCCTGCTGATCGCCGCCTACGCCAACAGCATCGACGCCGCCTACGTCTACCTGCGCGGCGAGTACCGCGTCGCCTACGACAACCTGCGCGCGGCGATCGCGGAGGCGAAGGAAGCCGGCTACCTCGGCAAGAACATCCTCGGCTCGGGCCTCGACTTCGAGATCTACGTGCACCGCGGCGCGGGCGCGTACATCTGCGGCGAGGAGACGGGCCTCATGGAGTCGCTCGAGGGACGCAAGGGCCAGCCGCGCAAGCGCCCGCCGTTCCCCGCCGTCGCCGGTCTGTGGCGCCAGCCGACGATCATCAACAACATCGAGACGATGTCGCAGGTGCCGCACATCATCGGCAAGGGCGTCGAGTGGTTCAAATCGATCGGCACCGAGAAGAGCACCGGCAACACGATCTTCGGCGTGAGCGGCTGCGTGATGAAGCCCGGCGCGTACGAGCTGCCGCTCGGCACGCCGCTGCGCGAGATCATCTTCGAGCACGCGGGCGGATTGCGGCCGGGACGTCAGCTCAAGGCCGTGATCCCGGGCGGCGTGTCGATGCCGGTGCTGACCGCCGAGATGGCGATGCAGGTCAACATGGACCACGACAGCCTGCAGAAGGCCGGCTCGCTCCTCGGCACGGGCGCGGTGATCGTGATGGACGACACCTGCTGCCTCGTGCGCGCGGCGATCGCGATCTCGCGCTTCTTCCGCCACGAGTCCTGCGGCCAGTGCACGCAGTGCCGCGAGGGCACCGGCTGGCTGCACAAGCTCTTCCTGCTGATCGAGAGCGGCAAGGCGACCAAGCGCGAGCTCGATACGATCGAGGACGTCTGCAAGTACATGGAGGCGCACACCATCTGCGCGCTGTCCGACGCCGCGGCGTGGGGCGCGGGCTACTTCGTGCGCCGCTTCCGCCCCGAGTTCGAGGCGCACATCGAGCAGCAAGGCTGCCCGCTCGAGGGCATCTCGTTCGAGGTCTGA
- a CDS encoding NAD(P)H-dependent oxidoreductase subunit E, whose amino-acid sequence MVLSDELKQRIAAEFPKYPEKRAVLLTALHFIQAEHGGWIPPGAAAEVAELLEIEQIDVEEVISFYSLFHSEPVGKFHIQVCANLSCCLRGARNIIRTLEQALDIRSGEVTPDGMFSLAEVECLGSCGTAPMLQVNNEPYVENLTEQSVLELVERLRQRAAAESSAGAR is encoded by the coding sequence ATGGTCCTGTCTGACGAGCTCAAGCAGCGCATCGCGGCGGAGTTCCCGAAGTACCCGGAGAAGCGCGCGGTGCTGCTGACGGCGCTGCACTTCATCCAGGCGGAGCACGGCGGCTGGATTCCTCCCGGCGCGGCGGCCGAGGTCGCGGAGCTGCTCGAGATCGAGCAGATCGACGTCGAGGAGGTCATCTCCTTCTACTCGCTGTTCCACTCGGAGCCGGTCGGGAAGTTCCACATCCAGGTGTGCGCCAACCTGTCGTGCTGCCTCCGGGGCGCGCGCAACATCATCCGCACGCTCGAGCAGGCGCTCGACATCCGCTCGGGCGAGGTGACGCCGGACGGCATGTTCTCGCTCGCCGAGGTCGAGTGCCTGGGCTCGTGCGGCACCGCGCCGATGCTGCAGGTGAACAACGAGCCCTACGTCGAGAACCTCACCGAGCAGTCGGTGCTCGAGCTGGTCGAGCGGCTGCGCCAGCGCGCGGCGGCCGAGTCGTCTGCGGGAGCGCGCTGA
- a CDS encoding NADH-quinone oxidoreductase subunit D, whose amino-acid sequence MADERQTDVAPANGEADKLDLAFEPMELKVGPSHPATHGTVRIQLKLDGERVVWSEVEVGYLHRGFEKECESGLWYQAFPYTDRLNYISPMINNVGYALACEKLFGVEVPDRCKYLRTIASEVSRMSDHFTCLGACALELGAFTAFLYAVEAREHVWDIHDEMCGARVTCNYVRIGGLSADVGPEFPAFVKQKLEKIAQLQKDFEDLLLANPIFRDRMEGTGMLSKEELIAIGVSGPLLRAAGVPYDVRRAQPYLVYDRIDWDVPVGDRGDNLDRFLVRIEELRQSARIIRQCVDQLPPGPVDINNPHVRLAAKGRVYNKMEELIAQFKLVTEGPKPPVGEVYFAVEGGNGELGFYLVSDGTGSPYKCRARSPSFSNTQALSRMIEGAMLADVIPTFDMINMIGGECDR is encoded by the coding sequence ATGGCAGACGAACGGCAGACGGACGTCGCGCCCGCGAACGGCGAAGCCGACAAGCTCGACCTTGCCTTCGAGCCGATGGAGCTCAAGGTGGGGCCGTCCCACCCGGCGACGCACGGCACGGTGCGCATCCAGCTCAAGCTCGACGGCGAGCGCGTCGTGTGGTCGGAGGTCGAGGTCGGCTACCTGCACCGCGGCTTCGAGAAGGAGTGCGAGAGCGGCCTCTGGTACCAGGCGTTCCCGTACACCGACCGCCTGAACTACATCTCGCCGATGATCAACAACGTCGGCTACGCGCTGGCGTGCGAGAAGCTGTTCGGCGTCGAGGTGCCGGATCGCTGCAAGTACCTGCGCACGATCGCGAGCGAAGTGTCGCGCATGTCCGACCACTTCACGTGCCTCGGCGCGTGCGCGCTCGAGCTCGGCGCGTTCACCGCGTTCCTCTACGCGGTCGAGGCGCGCGAGCACGTGTGGGACATCCACGACGAGATGTGCGGCGCGCGCGTCACGTGCAACTACGTGCGCATCGGCGGGCTCTCGGCCGACGTCGGACCGGAGTTTCCCGCCTTCGTCAAGCAGAAGCTCGAGAAGATCGCGCAGCTGCAGAAGGACTTCGAGGACCTGCTGCTCGCGAACCCGATCTTCCGCGACCGCATGGAAGGCACAGGCATGCTCAGCAAGGAGGAGCTCATCGCGATCGGCGTGAGCGGACCCTTGCTGCGCGCGGCCGGCGTGCCGTACGACGTGCGGCGCGCGCAGCCCTACCTGGTCTACGACCGCATCGACTGGGACGTGCCGGTCGGCGATCGCGGCGACAACCTCGACCGCTTCCTGGTGCGCATCGAGGAGCTGCGCCAGTCGGCGCGCATCATCCGGCAGTGCGTGGATCAGCTCCCGCCGGGCCCCGTCGACATCAACAACCCGCACGTGCGCCTCGCGGCGAAGGGGCGGGTCTACAACAAGATGGAAGAGCTGATCGCGCAGTTCAAGCTCGTCACCGAGGGGCCGAAGCCTCCGGTCGGCGAGGTGTACTTTGCGGTCGAAGGCGGCAACGGCGAGCTCGGCTTCTACCTCGTCAGCGACGGCACGGGCTCGCCCTACAAGTGCCGCGCACGCTCGCCCAGCTTCTCCAACACCCAGGCTCTGTCGCGCATGATCGAGGGCGCGATGCTGGCGGACGTCATTCCCACCTTCGACATGATCAACATGATCGGCGGCGAGTGCGATCGGTGA
- a CDS encoding NADH-quinone oxidoreductase subunit C — MSQEPPVPPSEPQAVPEVEETHPALRVLRERHADAILATHAFRGDATAIVKREALLDVCKTLRDDPELQFDFLSDVTAVDFLGRVPRFEVVYHFYSIPKNHRVRIKVPVEESDPKVPSLVPLWAGANWLERETYDMYGIRFEGHPDLRRIYLYEEFEGHPLRKDYPKEKRQPLIGPGAVRRTPENEDLSI; from the coding sequence ATGAGCCAGGAGCCGCCGGTTCCGCCGTCCGAGCCGCAAGCCGTGCCGGAGGTCGAGGAGACGCATCCCGCGCTGCGCGTCCTGCGCGAGCGTCACGCGGACGCGATCCTCGCGACGCACGCGTTTCGCGGCGACGCGACCGCCATCGTGAAGCGCGAGGCGCTGCTCGACGTCTGCAAGACGCTGCGCGACGATCCGGAGCTCCAGTTCGACTTCCTCTCGGACGTCACCGCGGTCGACTTCCTCGGCCGCGTGCCGCGCTTCGAGGTCGTCTACCACTTCTACTCGATCCCCAAGAACCACCGCGTGCGCATCAAGGTGCCGGTCGAGGAAAGCGATCCCAAGGTGCCGAGCCTCGTCCCGCTGTGGGCCGGCGCGAACTGGCTCGAGCGCGAGACGTACGACATGTACGGCATCCGCTTCGAGGGACACCCGGATCTCCGGCGCATCTATCTCTACGAGGAGTTCGAGGGTCACCCGCTGCGCAAGGACTACCCGAAGGAGAAGCGCCAGCCGCTGATCGGACCGGGCGCCGTGCGCCGCACCCCCGAGAACGAAGATCTGAGCATCTGA
- a CDS encoding NADH-quinone oxidoreductase subunit I, whose product MATNVVKVNRAALAKAAGPFSVRAVLVGLGVTARHFFRNLFGWLRGKPTIATIMYPEQDVVKPPSFRGMPVLVQMDNGKERCVACGLCEWACPVDCIHIEPGETEDAIERYPKVFNIDMGRCMYCGLCEEACPEEAIVMSDRIEISAFTRAGTIWKKQDLLTPLDRLPRRLDYVRRGYERPVGPRQA is encoded by the coding sequence ATGGCGACCAACGTCGTCAAGGTGAACCGCGCCGCGCTCGCCAAGGCGGCCGGTCCGTTCTCGGTCCGCGCCGTGCTCGTCGGCCTCGGCGTCACCGCGCGGCACTTCTTCCGCAACCTGTTCGGCTGGCTGCGCGGCAAGCCGACGATCGCGACGATCATGTACCCCGAGCAGGACGTGGTGAAGCCGCCCTCGTTCCGGGGCATGCCGGTGCTCGTCCAGATGGACAACGGCAAGGAGCGCTGCGTCGCGTGCGGGCTCTGCGAGTGGGCGTGCCCGGTCGACTGCATCCACATCGAGCCGGGCGAGACCGAGGACGCGATCGAGCGCTACCCGAAGGTCTTCAACATCGACATGGGGCGCTGCATGTACTGCGGCCTGTGCGAGGAGGCGTGTCCGGAGGAGGCGATCGTGATGAGCGATCGCATCGAGATCAGCGCCTTCACCCGCGCCGGCACGATCTGGAAGAAGCAGGACTTGCTGACCCCGCTGGATCGGCTGCCGCGCCGTCTCGACTACGTGCGCCGCGGCTACGAGCGCCCCGTGGGGCCGCGCCAGGCGTGA
- a CDS encoding 2Fe-2S iron-sulfur cluster-binding protein: MSDGTAANGKFQKPVKIIIDGREIVAEAGTPLLQVALDNGIEIPHYCYHPKLSIDGSCRMCQVKIEKAPKLAIACNTPVADGMVVDTQCEEVAFARRGVMELLLINHPLDCPICDQAGECYLQDYSFGYGRQDSRATSPRRKGIKRHPIGPRVIFDQERCILCRRCVRFTKEITKTNELRVFGIGDRSRIGTTAERPLDNDYSINTADICPVGALLSRDFHHKRRVWFLQEFESICPSCSNGCNIKLGIYRNEIQRLLPRRNDDVNDTWMCDHGRLNYGFVHDATRVRVPLVRGVKQPGPAVAPAGGNGTTGNGASQDAAAATTLDLALQAAGERIRAVLEAHGPNAIAVIGSPRLPNEECYRLVQLVRDTLKTPHFDMVVPMGPGDDFLIKPEKAANARGARDVGVAPGEGGRDVKGILDGVAAGEIKLLLVVGSADLLPLFGEVPPRAALAKLEALIVVDANRSELTDLATIVLPGLTWAEKDGTFTNYAGRVQRIRKAVEPPEQLVPDGALFMRLAKLVQTGADAPVTFDPAATLEEIATAVPAYAGVSFATVGSLGRSTQPSAAPSADAPVVQA, encoded by the coding sequence ATGAGCGACGGCACCGCCGCGAACGGCAAGTTCCAGAAGCCCGTCAAGATCATCATCGACGGGCGCGAGATCGTCGCCGAGGCCGGCACGCCTCTCTTGCAGGTCGCGCTCGACAACGGCATCGAGATCCCGCACTACTGCTACCATCCGAAGCTTTCGATTGACGGAAGCTGCCGGATGTGTCAGGTGAAGATCGAGAAGGCGCCGAAGCTCGCGATCGCGTGCAATACGCCGGTCGCGGACGGCATGGTGGTCGACACCCAGTGCGAGGAGGTCGCCTTCGCGCGCCGCGGGGTGATGGAGCTGCTGCTCATCAACCACCCGCTCGACTGCCCGATCTGCGACCAGGCCGGCGAGTGCTACCTGCAGGACTACTCGTTCGGCTACGGCCGGCAGGACTCGCGCGCGACGAGCCCGCGGCGCAAGGGCATCAAGCGCCACCCGATCGGCCCGCGGGTGATCTTCGACCAGGAGCGCTGCATCCTGTGTCGGCGCTGCGTGCGCTTCACCAAGGAGATCACCAAGACCAACGAGCTGCGGGTGTTCGGCATCGGCGACCGCTCGCGCATCGGCACCACCGCCGAGCGGCCGCTCGACAACGACTACTCGATCAACACCGCCGACATCTGCCCGGTCGGCGCGCTGCTCTCGCGCGACTTCCACCACAAGCGGCGCGTGTGGTTCCTGCAGGAGTTCGAGAGCATCTGCCCGAGCTGCTCGAACGGCTGCAACATCAAGCTCGGAATCTACCGCAACGAGATCCAGCGCCTGCTGCCGCGGCGCAACGACGACGTCAACGACACCTGGATGTGCGACCACGGCCGTCTGAACTACGGCTTCGTGCACGACGCGACGCGCGTCCGGGTGCCGCTCGTGCGCGGCGTCAAGCAGCCCGGACCGGCGGTCGCTCCGGCGGGCGGCAACGGGACGACCGGCAACGGCGCGAGCCAGGACGCGGCGGCCGCGACCACGCTCGATCTCGCGCTCCAGGCCGCGGGCGAGCGCATCCGCGCGGTGCTCGAGGCGCACGGACCGAACGCCATCGCGGTGATCGGCTCGCCGCGGCTGCCGAACGAGGAGTGCTACCGCCTCGTGCAGCTCGTTCGCGACACGCTCAAGACGCCGCACTTCGACATGGTCGTTCCGATGGGTCCGGGCGACGACTTCCTGATCAAGCCCGAGAAGGCGGCGAACGCGCGCGGCGCGCGTGACGTCGGCGTCGCACCGGGCGAGGGCGGGCGCGACGTCAAGGGCATCCTCGACGGCGTCGCCGCGGGCGAGATCAAGCTGCTGCTGGTCGTCGGCAGCGCGGATCTGCTGCCGCTGTTCGGCGAGGTCCCGCCCCGCGCCGCGCTCGCGAAGCTCGAGGCGCTGATCGTCGTCGACGCGAACCGCTCCGAGCTCACCGATCTCGCGACCATCGTCCTGCCGGGCCTCACCTGGGCCGAGAAGGACGGCACCTTCACCAACTACGCGGGGCGCGTGCAGAGGATCCGCAAGGCGGTCGAGCCGCCCGAGCAGCTCGTGCCCGACGGAGCGCTCTTCATGCGGCTCGCGAAGCTCGTGCAAACCGGCGCCGACGCGCCCGTCACGTTCGATCCGGCGGCGACGCTCGAGGAGATCGCCACCGCCGTGCCGGCGTACGCCGGCGTCTCGTTCGCGACGGTCGGCAGCCTCGGACGCTCGACGCAGCCGTCGGCGGCGCCGTCCGCCGACGCACCCGTGGTGCAGGCCTGA
- the nuoB gene encoding NADH-quinone oxidoreductase subunit NuoB, with translation MTSEHTVQILHPDRRPQGELRDSFFTSRYEDALAWARKFAFFQYPFVTACCGMEYMSVTGPRFDTDRFGMTLPRFTPRQSDLLLVVGTITHRQAPILRRVWEQMADPKWVLSFGNCTNTGGPYNNYAVVQGIDTIIPVDIYVPGCPPRPEAVIDGLLKLQERITRERPGRPVENIHGKVKALDFIEGENTATVPGSVRVHE, from the coding sequence ATGACGAGCGAGCACACAGTGCAGATCCTGCACCCGGACCGGCGTCCGCAGGGTGAGCTGCGCGACAGCTTCTTCACGTCGCGCTACGAGGACGCTCTCGCCTGGGCCCGCAAGTTCGCGTTCTTCCAGTATCCTTTCGTGACCGCCTGCTGCGGCATGGAGTACATGTCGGTGACCGGTCCGCGCTTCGACACGGACCGCTTCGGCATGACCCTGCCGCGCTTCACGCCGCGCCAGTCGGACCTGCTGCTCGTCGTCGGCACGATCACGCACCGCCAGGCGCCGATCCTGCGCCGCGTGTGGGAGCAGATGGCGGATCCGAAGTGGGTGCTGTCGTTCGGCAACTGCACCAACACCGGCGGTCCGTACAACAACTACGCCGTGGTGCAGGGCATCGACACGATCATCCCGGTCGACATCTACGTGCCCGGCTGCCCGCCGCGCCCCGAGGCGGTGATCGACGGGCTGCTCAAGCTGCAGGAGCGCATCACGCGCGAGCGTCCGGGTCGTCCGGTCGAGAACATCCACGGCAAGGTCAAGGCGCTCGATTTCATCGAGGGCGAGAACACGGCCACCGTTCCCGGTAGCGTGCGAGTGCACGAATGA
- a CDS encoding glycosyltransferase family 39 protein, whose translation MSRRRALALLALALLCTMYLARIGGYVLQDPDEGRYAEIPREMLETGDWITPRLFYVKYFEKPPLLYWLTALSFKAFGLTEWAARLVPAVSGIVTVVLTFFLGVRLAGTRAAWLGAGVLATMPLFFALSQALLIDMLLTACMTTTMLALYAAHVAEDKRGWALVVAASVALGVLAKGLVALVLPGMIALAFFFATRDTATIRALLRWPPILLFLVVAVPWFVVVSVRNPEFFEFFFIREHFQRFLASAPGRVGHREGPFYYVPVMLFGPAPWTFVAAALAASAAGRQAFFAIPRETRLFLLLWAGIVVGFFTLSTSKLATYVLPALPALAILFGAWIDRALEDAALVRRVVGVLRGTLLVVGATMAVLALVAWPLYESIARWTRQDTHDVLHVAGVVSWTALVLLAAGGVSYLLRFEQRGRPVAAVGALTAGLALMLLCAVEGRAVTKTSRALADAIVPLRQHGDLLLSYKRLMQGLPFYTRGPVIQFDAYHEIRFGALIAPNHDELFWNDFERIEQEWSSGRRVFIATDVKHIPFLQKELDPTPRILVQDQRRVVLVNFPASASDGEAVAVETERPHQPGG comes from the coding sequence GTGAGCCGCCGTCGCGCGCTGGCGCTGCTCGCGCTGGCGCTGCTCTGCACGATGTACCTCGCGCGGATCGGCGGCTACGTGCTGCAGGATCCCGACGAGGGCCGCTACGCCGAGATCCCGCGCGAGATGCTCGAGACCGGCGACTGGATCACGCCGCGGCTGTTCTACGTCAAGTACTTCGAGAAGCCGCCGCTGCTGTACTGGCTGACGGCGCTCTCCTTCAAGGCGTTCGGTCTGACGGAGTGGGCGGCGCGTCTCGTGCCGGCGGTCTCGGGGATCGTGACCGTCGTGCTGACGTTCTTCCTCGGGGTGCGTCTCGCCGGGACGCGCGCCGCGTGGCTCGGCGCCGGCGTGCTCGCGACGATGCCGCTCTTCTTCGCGCTCTCGCAGGCGCTGCTGATCGACATGCTGCTGACCGCCTGCATGACGACGACGATGCTCGCGCTCTACGCGGCGCACGTCGCGGAGGACAAGCGCGGCTGGGCGCTGGTCGTCGCCGCGAGCGTCGCGCTCGGCGTGCTCGCGAAGGGGCTCGTCGCGCTCGTCCTGCCGGGCATGATCGCGCTCGCCTTCTTCTTCGCGACGCGCGACACCGCGACGATCCGCGCGCTGTTGCGCTGGCCGCCGATCCTGCTCTTCCTGGTCGTCGCGGTGCCGTGGTTCGTCGTGGTGTCGGTGCGCAACCCGGAGTTCTTCGAGTTCTTCTTCATCCGCGAGCACTTCCAGCGCTTCCTCGCGTCGGCGCCGGGCCGGGTCGGACACCGCGAGGGGCCGTTCTACTACGTCCCGGTGATGCTGTTCGGGCCGGCGCCGTGGACCTTCGTCGCGGCGGCGCTCGCGGCGAGCGCCGCGGGACGGCAGGCATTTTTCGCGATCCCGCGCGAGACGCGGCTCTTCCTGCTGCTCTGGGCGGGGATCGTGGTCGGCTTCTTCACGCTCTCGACCTCGAAGCTCGCGACCTACGTCCTGCCGGCGCTGCCGGCGCTCGCGATCCTGTTCGGCGCCTGGATCGACCGCGCGCTCGAGGACGCAGCGCTCGTGCGCCGCGTGGTCGGCGTCCTGCGCGGCACCCTGCTCGTGGTGGGCGCGACGATGGCGGTGCTCGCGCTCGTCGCCTGGCCGCTCTACGAGAGCATCGCGCGCTGGACCCGGCAGGATACGCACGACGTGCTGCACGTCGCCGGCGTCGTCAGCTGGACGGCGCTCGTGCTGCTCGCGGCGGGCGGGGTCTCGTACCTGCTGCGCTTCGAGCAGCGCGGCCGGCCCGTGGCCGCGGTAGGCGCGCTCACCGCCGGGCTCGCGCTCATGCTGCTGTGCGCGGTCGAGGGGCGGGCGGTGACCAAGACCTCGCGGGCGCTCGCCGACGCGATCGTCCCGCTACGCCAGCACGGGGACCTGCTGCTCTCCTACAAGCGTCTGATGCAGGGTCTGCCGTTCTACACGCGCGGGCCGGTGATCCAGTTCGACGCCTACCACGAGATCCGCTTCGGGGCCTTGATCGCGCCGAACCACGACGAGCTCTTCTGGAACGACTTCGAGCGCATCGAGCAGGAGTGGTCGTCGGGACGGCGGGTCTTCATCGCCACCGACGTGAAGCACATCCCCTTCCTGCAGAAGGAGCTCGACCCCACGCCGCGCATCCTCGTGCAGGATCAGCGGCGTGTGGTATTGGTCAACTTTCCCGCGTCGGCTTCGGACGGCGAGGCCGTCGCGGTGGAGACCGAGCGGCCTCATCAGCCGGGGGGTTGA
- a CDS encoding polysaccharide deacetylase family protein — translation MVPHAGDVSPAFVLKVDVDTHVGLRDGAPRLLELFARHGVRASWFVAMGPDRTGRAVVRAFRQKGFLTKMVRSRAPKLYPLSTMLRGTLLPSVPIVASQPERLREIERAGHEVGVHGWDHVRWHDALARLRDDDVRDELSQAVALFSQVLGRRPDGFAAPGWQCTGASLRVVDELGFRWRSDTRGRFPYRPQADGYRSMIPEIPTTLPTLDEVIGVAGRTPQELARAYEAWLDRDGVNVHTIHTEVEGGAYLGQLDLLLSRVRDTLPIRTLGEIAAELPDVEQLPVATVQPGTIAGRGGTVACQVAS, via the coding sequence GTGGTTCCGCACGCAGGCGACGTGAGCCCGGCGTTCGTGCTCAAGGTCGACGTCGACACGCACGTCGGCCTGCGCGACGGCGCGCCGCGGCTGCTCGAGCTGTTCGCGCGCCACGGCGTGCGCGCGAGCTGGTTCGTGGCGATGGGTCCGGACCGCACGGGACGTGCGGTCGTGCGCGCGTTTCGCCAGAAGGGCTTTCTCACCAAGATGGTGCGCAGCCGCGCGCCGAAGCTCTATCCGCTGTCGACGATGCTGCGCGGCACGCTGCTGCCGTCCGTGCCGATCGTCGCGAGCCAGCCCGAGCGCCTGCGCGAGATCGAGCGCGCGGGGCACGAGGTCGGCGTGCACGGCTGGGACCACGTCCGCTGGCACGACGCGCTCGCGCGGCTGCGCGACGACGACGTGCGCGACGAGCTGTCGCAGGCGGTGGCGCTGTTCTCGCAGGTGCTCGGCCGGCGCCCGGACGGCTTCGCGGCGCCGGGCTGGCAGTGCACGGGGGCGAGCCTCCGCGTCGTCGACGAGCTCGGCTTTCGCTGGCGCAGCGACACGCGCGGCCGCTTCCCCTACCGTCCGCAGGCGGACGGCTACCGATCCATGATCCCCGAGATTCCGACCACGCTGCCGACGCTCGACGAGGTGATCGGCGTCGCGGGGCGCACGCCGCAGGAGCTGGCGCGCGCCTACGAGGCGTGGCTCGACCGAGACGGAGTCAACGTGCACACCATCCACACCGAGGTCGAAGGAGGCGCGTACCTCGGGCAGCTCGACCTCCTTCTCTCCCGCGTCCGCGACACGCTGCCCATCCGAACCCTCGGCGAGATCGCAGCCGAGCTGCCCGACGTCGAGCAGCTCCCGGTCGCGACGGTGCAGCCCGGCACGATCGCCGGCCGCGGCGGCACGGTCGCCTGTCAGGTGGCGTCGTGA
- a CDS encoding NAD-dependent epimerase/dehydratase family protein: MKVLITGGGGFVGSHLAEALLARGDEVFILEAGGTQKVRHLLGHPRFRVVRDSVMSLDILDSLIAQVDLVYHLAAVVGVEHYVGDPYEVLNVNVNGTQNVLKVAFKYGRKVVFSSTSEVYGRNPKLPWSEDDDRVLGSTRIDRWCYSTSKAVGEHFCFAYHKLGLPVTITRYFNVYGPRLDKIDVGRIITIFMGQLLRNEPLTVIGDGSQTRCFTYIDDAIRATIAAGIRQDTDGMVFNVGTDVETSILDLAKMMIEISGSKSEIRFVTKEEVYGPSYEDIARRVPDVTRMRTILGVTAEVPLREGLKRTIEWFRTQAT; the protein is encoded by the coding sequence GTGAAGGTCTTGATCACGGGCGGCGGCGGCTTCGTCGGATCGCACCTCGCCGAGGCGCTTCTCGCGCGCGGCGACGAGGTGTTCATTCTGGAAGCCGGCGGCACGCAGAAGGTACGCCACCTGCTCGGCCATCCGCGCTTCCGCGTCGTGCGCGACAGCGTGATGTCGCTCGACATCCTCGACTCGCTGATCGCGCAGGTCGACCTCGTCTATCACCTCGCCGCGGTGGTCGGCGTCGAGCACTACGTCGGCGACCCGTACGAGGTGCTGAACGTCAACGTGAACGGCACGCAGAACGTGCTCAAGGTCGCGTTCAAGTACGGCCGCAAGGTGGTGTTCAGCTCGACCTCGGAGGTCTACGGGCGCAACCCGAAGCTGCCGTGGAGCGAGGACGACGACCGCGTGCTCGGCTCCACGCGGATCGACCGCTGGTGCTACTCGACCTCCAAGGCGGTCGGCGAGCACTTCTGCTTCGCGTACCACAAGCTCGGGCTGCCGGTGACGATCACGCGCTACTTCAACGTCTACGGCCCGCGGCTCGACAAGATCGACGTCGGCCGGATCATCACGATCTTCATGGGCCAGCTGCTGCGCAACGAGCCGCTGACCGTGATCGGCGACGGCTCGCAGACGCGCTGCTTCACCTACATCGACGACGCCATCCGCGCGACGATCGCCGCCGGCATCCGCCAGGACACCGACGGCATGGTGTTCAACGTCGGCACCGACGTCGAGACCTCGATCCTCGACCTCGCGAAGATGATGATCGAGATCTCGGGCAGCAAGAGCGAAATTCGCTTCGTGACCAAGGAAGAGGTCTACGGCCCGAGCTACGAGGACATCGCCCGCCGCGTGCCGGACGTGACGCGCATGCGCACGATCCTCGGCGTGACGGCGGAGGTTCCGCTGCGCGAGGGACTCAAGCGGACCATCGAGTGGTTCCGCACGCAGGCGACGTGA